Genomic window (Paenibacillus sp. PK3_47):
AACTCGCAGTGGCGCCAGGCGGAAACGCTGCTGGATGAAGGCCTTCAGGTGCTGGAGATGTCCGGGTTCGTTCCATTGCAGCTTTACGGGCTGTACCGGATTACTCACTTTTTCCGGATGTTCCCGGCTACCGCAGCCATGCAGCGTAAGTACGGGAGCAGATTCAGGGCTGCGCTGGAGGATTCCGGGCTGATCCGGCTGGAGCAGCCTTTGGAGGAACTTTTGCAGAAGCTGCTGCAGCCCCTCTGATAATTCTCTGACAATTCTCCTTTACAGTAAGGTCATACAAGAATTGATTCTTAATGTGACCTGGAGGAATGTCAGATGGAAGCAACATCCAAGCAGAGCACAAGCCTGCTGCATAACAAAACATACATGCGCGTGTACAGCGCCTACGCCACAGCAACCTTTGGCGACTGGTTCGATACGCTGGCCATCCAGGTGATGGTGGGCTACCGCTGGCAGGCCGGACCTTTGGCGCTGGCGCTGATTCCGGTCGCCATTGCGCTGCCGAGCATTCTGCTCGGCTCCGTAGCAGGCGTAGCCGCTGACCGGCTCAACAAGCTGAAGCTGATGCGAATCTGCGATCTGCTGACTGCGGTTCTGACCGTCCTGGTGTTATTCGCGCCAAGCATGGTATGGCTGCTGCCTGTTCTCGCACTGCGTTCCGCTATTTCAACAGTGAATGTGCCTGCGCAGCAGTCCCTGACCCGCAGCATTGTCAGAGAGGACCAGCTGCTGCAGGCTTCTTCGCTTAACGGAATCGTGAACCAGGGCTCCAAAATTGCCGGCCCGCTGCTGGGCGGAGTCGCTCTGTCGCTGCTTACCCCGCAGTGGTGCATTTTATTGAATGCGGTGCTGCGTGTGGGCTCCTATCTGCTGCTGCTCTCCGTAAAAAACATCCACACAGAGGAACAGCCTCTGCTGCCGGAGACTCCTTCCGAAAAGATTCCGCTCCGCATGCTGTGGAAAGAAGGCTGGAGCTTCATGCTCCGCAGCCGGGTGCTGCTGAATACGATGCTGTTCGGGTTTGCCGGATCGCTCGTCATCCAGGTCATCGATTTTCAGTTTACGAGCCTGTTCCGTGCCTATTCACCGACCAATGAGTCACTGCTGGGCTGGATGATTGCCGCATCCGGAGCGGGTGCCGTGCTGGTCATTCTTCTTCTGAGTAAAATAGGGCAGAAGCTGGCGTACGGCTGGCGGATTGGCGGGGGGTATACTCTGATCGGCCTTTCCGTGGCCGGCCTTGGGCTGCTTCAGCCCGGTTCCCCCGAGCTCTGGGTGCTGCTGCTCGGATTCCTGCTGGGGACCGGGAACGGGATGGTGATTGTAGCTTTTAACTACTGCCTGCAAAAAGAAACCCCTCCGCATATGACCGGCCGCATCTTCGGGATCCAGAATACCGTGCTCAGCGCGGTGATGATCGCTGCCCCGCTGCTTGGCGGGCTGCTGGTTGAGCTTGCCGGAGCGGGGCGTATCTTCATCAATTTTGGTATCCTGCAGATGATTCTTGGCCTGGCTGGCCTGCTGTTCGGGCGGCTGCTCTGGCCGGTACAGCCTGCTGCAGCAGAGGATGCCGCTGTGCACCCGGCTCAGGGCAGGGCGGAGCAGCAGGGTTAAGCTGTAATTGTAATGGGGTGAGCCTCTGTGCGGTTTGGTAATTGTAATTGTATCTGCCTGCAGAGGCTGCCACCGCGGAATAAGTGTATTTCCTGCAGTTAAATGACTGCGAAAAACCAGGTTTTGGAGTTTAACTGCATTCTGTACAACTAAAAACGGCGTAATTTCCCCTTATGCGGAAAGTGAGCAGTTTTAACTGCAGAGAATGCAATTAAAGTTCGTTCTGCGCACAAATAAATCATTTTAGTTGTATGAAATACATTTAAAGCAGAGGTGCCGGCCTTTGTTATGGCGGAGGGATATCATTCCGGCTACACTGGTGCGAATGATTGGAGGGAATGCAGATGACAACTTACATTTACATGGTGCGGCACAGCGAGTCGGACAAGTCGGATGGGACAGAATGGCAGCGCGGATTGACGCCCCGGGGGAAGCAGGATGCGCACAAAGTGGCTGAGCGGCTGCGGAATGAAGGCATTACTGCGCTGTATAGCAGCCCTTATGCACGTGCGGTCGATACCATCAGCGTATTGGCAGCAGAGCTGGGCCGGGAAATACATACCCTGGAGGATCTTAAGGAGCGGGACTGGCACGGCTCTGACCGGCAGCTGACAGACGAGGAGGTTGATTTGTACCTGGAGCGGATGTTTGCGGAGCCGGATTTTGCCCTCCCTGGAGGTGAATCCAATGCAGCCTGCCAGGCAAGGGCGGTGGCGGCGCTGAAGAATATTCTGCATAACCATCAGGGGGAGCGGATTGTAATCGGCACGCACGGTATGGTGATGGCGCTGATGATGGGCTATTACGCCGATGAATACGGGCCGGAATTTCTGGACAGTCTCACCAAACCGGATATTTACAAAATGCAATTTGAAGGCGGGACGCTGGCTGGCGTGGAGAGGCTGACGGTATGAGTGGACCTGGAGTGGACCTGCCCTGCTATAATCCGTAAAAACACAGTGTATTTGCCGTCAGCAAATCCGCCGCCTGAGCGGGGGAATAACCGTGCAGCGAGCCCCACACAGCGGCCACCTCATGAATCATAGCCGGATGCGTGGATTTTCCGGTGAAAGGACCTTCGAACGGCCAGGGCCCGTCCGTTTCGGCCATGACCAGCTGCGGCGGATACATGCGCGCCAGCTCCTGGATCTCCGGCTCGTAGACAATATCCGGAGTGAAGGAGATATAATAGCCGCGTTCAATCATGAGCTCTACAGCTTTCCGGGGACCCTTGAACCAGTGAAAATGCGCCTTGGTTATGCCATGCTTCTCCAGCAGGGCACAGGCTGTCAGCGCATCTTCATAGACGGCATGCAGTACAGCCGGCTTGTTCAGCCGGGCTGCAGCCTCAAGCAGGATATCAAGCAGCCGGATGTAAGGCTCCATGTCAAAGTCTTCACCCCGGGCCAGGGCTTCAGCCCTGCTGTAATACGGCAGGCCGACCTCGCCTACAGCAACCATCTCTTCACCATGCTGATTTATCCACTCCAGCAGCGCAGCAAGCTCAGTTCCGGACGGCAGCGGCTGCTCGGGATGAAAGCCGTAGGCCGGCTTCACAAGCTGCGGATGCAGCGCGGCGATTTGCCGAGTACGCCGGCAGGATTCCAGGTTCATCGAGACGGCAATGAGCTTATCGATTCCTTGACCCGGCAGCACCTGCAGCATGGAATCCAGTGCTTCAGGAGATTGTCCCTCAAGATATTGTTCCAGATGAATATGGGCATCAATCATCGGTTAGATAGACTCCTTTTTTTGGAGAGGAGGTTCCTGCTGCTCCACAAATTCCATCAGGGTATCATGGGCCTCAAAGGTAATGGTATCCAGTACCATTCCGCCTTTCCCCGCTTTATAATCCAGCATCAGAGTTCCCATACTCTCCAGCATCCCCACGGTGACATTGGTTTCGGCCTTCAGCCTGCCGTTCTCCACCCGGTAATAAGTCACTGCACCAATTCCGGCCTTGTCTCCGAAATACTTCAGTCCGCCATCTTCTGCACGGTCCGGCAGCCTCATGGTTACCTTCGACGGTGAAGAGCCAGCGAGTTCAAGCTTCAGCAGCACATCCTTCCGGTCCAGGGAGATGACAGAGGATACGGCAGCCGCCGCTGCTTCTTCTGCAGGAGGAACGTCAAGCTCCTTCCATTGCTCAGGTTTAACCACATGAACCTCCTGGGCCATCATTCCGGTTCCATGCCCCATATAGAGAACGACCGTTGCTTCCGGTTTACCGTCACTGTCTATGTCAGCGTAATATAACTCTGGAGGACGCGTAGTATCCCGGGGAGCTTTCCAGTCGAAGCTGTGCTTCTTGCCGTTCACTTCAAGAATAAAACCCTTATAGGTATCCCCGTCTTTGAGCGCAGCATACAGTTTGACACTGCTGTTGGTTGAAGCTACGGCCAGCGGCTCTTCGGGAACCCGTACGGACGTGCTGAGACTGCCGGACACAACGGTTACTCTGCGGCCGGACGCGTCGAGCTCAACTTCGGCTCCGGTAAGAAGGGGGAGCGTGTCTGCGGGAACATAGTTATGTCCTGCCTTAAGGAGAACAGGAGCCTCCAGCTTCTCTTCGTAACCGCCTTCGGTCTGTGTATACTGGATCTGCATGGAAGAACTGCCGGGCGAAAGAGTAGTGACGGAGTAGCTGGTTGTGATCATCAGCTTTTTGCGGAGATTGTCCCATTTCAGTTCAGCAGGATAATATTCAAGCAGAGTTCTGGCAGGCACATACAAAATCCCTGCAGATTCAAAAGGCTCAAGATTGGCGAGGGCAGGCTGTCCGTCCACAATAAGTGAGAGCTTGGGTGCTGCATGTGCAGTATTGCTATATGTAGCCGCCAGACCGCCGAGAAGAGCGAGGGCGACCGAGGAAGCGGCAATTATTTTTTTCATAGGATAACCTCCGGAGTCTAATAATTCCAAAACCTATTCTATTATAGAATAAAATAGCCGTGTCCGGGTCACGATCTGTTAACAAAGCTGCAACAAGCCTGTTACGATTGCAAAAAAAGAATAAAACAATGACCCGCCGGAGAAGAACTATTGAAAGTTCCTTCCAGCGGGTCAGATGGGAGTACAGGCAGATTTTCATTTAGACAGTACGTTTCATAGCAGATGCGGGCATTACAGGGCGTACGGCCGCTGCAGTATCTTTTTTGTGGAACAGTCTGCGCAGGTAAGGCATAACCCAATAATCGAATCCGATCTTGCCGGCATTAGCTGCCGATACAATGATGATCACTTCCATGAGCAGCAGCTGCACATTGGTGCTGACTGTACCCGAGAGCAGGTAAGCGGCATTCATCACGAGGCCCATCAGCGCTGCAAAAGTAGTGAAGGTACCGAGAATCAGGCCCAGTCCGACGAGAACCTCACCCACCGGAACAAGGAAATTAAAGAAGTTCACACCGGGAAGTGCCGCATGCTCGAGGAAGCTGCCCCACCAGGCCTGCACGGTCGCGCCTTCTCCGGCACTTTTGGCGATGGCCCCTTGGAGGAAACCCGAGGCATCGAATCCGCCGGTCAGCTTGTGCCATCCGGCTTCAAGCCACTGGTAACCAACATATATACGCACTAGCGTAAGCAACAGCATAGCCACTTTATTATTACGGAACCAATGATTAAACATATTCTCCACTCCTGATTTTGTATTTTAGGCATTTGCACCGGATGTATTTCCATCGTTCCGGTTAACTTATACAGGCCTAAGATTTATTTTTTGTAAGTGTTAGTGGATGATCATCTCTTGTCTTTATATTAAGTGATTTTTTTCACAATAGGTGTGATAAAAGTCACAAATTCAAAAATAATTTTTATATCAAACTAAATTTTTAAATATTATTCATGGTCATGTGCCTGGAACTGGTATTGTGCTCTTAATTTTGGGATCAGATAGAGGGTTGACAGGAATTTTGTGTAAATCTAACATTGAACTATGAATGAAAATAATATATTAGCGGCAATCAGCCGCATTCACCGGCATGGTAACCGATTTATTGAACGTGAACTCAAAAAACATAATCTGCAGGGCATTGCCCCTTCCCATGGTGATATTCTGTACCAGCTG
Coding sequences:
- a CDS encoding DoxX family protein, with protein sequence MFNHWFRNNKVAMLLLTLVRIYVGYQWLEAGWHKLTGGFDASGFLQGAIAKSAGEGATVQAWWGSFLEHAALPGVNFFNFLVPVGEVLVGLGLILGTFTTFAALMGLVMNAAYLLSGTVSTNVQLLLMEVIIIVSAANAGKIGFDYWVMPYLRRLFHKKDTAAAVRPVMPASAMKRTV
- a CDS encoding stalk domain-containing protein, with amino-acid sequence MKKIIAASSVALALLGGLAATYSNTAHAAPKLSLIVDGQPALANLEPFESAGILYVPARTLLEYYPAELKWDNLRKKLMITTSYSVTTLSPGSSSMQIQYTQTEGGYEEKLEAPVLLKAGHNYVPADTLPLLTGAEVELDASGRRVTVVSGSLSTSVRVPEEPLAVASTNSSVKLYAALKDGDTYKGFILEVNGKKHSFDWKAPRDTTRPPELYYADIDSDGKPEATVVLYMGHGTGMMAQEVHVVKPEQWKELDVPPAEEAAAAAVSSVISLDRKDVLLKLELAGSSPSKVTMRLPDRAEDGGLKYFGDKAGIGAVTYYRVENGRLKAETNVTVGMLESMGTLMLDYKAGKGGMVLDTITFEAHDTLMEFVEQQEPPLQKKESI
- a CDS encoding MFS transporter, producing the protein MEATSKQSTSLLHNKTYMRVYSAYATATFGDWFDTLAIQVMVGYRWQAGPLALALIPVAIALPSILLGSVAGVAADRLNKLKLMRICDLLTAVLTVLVLFAPSMVWLLPVLALRSAISTVNVPAQQSLTRSIVREDQLLQASSLNGIVNQGSKIAGPLLGGVALSLLTPQWCILLNAVLRVGSYLLLLSVKNIHTEEQPLLPETPSEKIPLRMLWKEGWSFMLRSRVLLNTMLFGFAGSLVIQVIDFQFTSLFRAYSPTNESLLGWMIAASGAGAVLVILLLSKIGQKLAYGWRIGGGYTLIGLSVAGLGLLQPGSPELWVLLLGFLLGTGNGMVIVAFNYCLQKETPPHMTGRIFGIQNTVLSAVMIAAPLLGGLLVELAGAGRIFINFGILQMILGLAGLLFGRLLWPVQPAAAEDAAVHPAQGRAEQQG
- a CDS encoding TatD family hydrolase, whose translation is MIDAHIHLEQYLEGQSPEALDSMLQVLPGQGIDKLIAVSMNLESCRRTRQIAALHPQLVKPAYGFHPEQPLPSGTELAALLEWINQHGEEMVAVGEVGLPYYSRAEALARGEDFDMEPYIRLLDILLEAAARLNKPAVLHAVYEDALTACALLEKHGITKAHFHWFKGPRKAVELMIERGYYISFTPDIVYEPEIQELARMYPPQLVMAETDGPWPFEGPFTGKSTHPAMIHEVAAVWGSLHGYSPAQAADLLTANTLCFYGL
- a CDS encoding histidine phosphatase family protein, producing the protein MTTYIYMVRHSESDKSDGTEWQRGLTPRGKQDAHKVAERLRNEGITALYSSPYARAVDTISVLAAELGREIHTLEDLKERDWHGSDRQLTDEEVDLYLERMFAEPDFALPGGESNAACQARAVAALKNILHNHQGERIVIGTHGMVMALMMGYYADEYGPEFLDSLTKPDIYKMQFEGGTLAGVERLTV